From the genome of Astatotilapia calliptera chromosome 3, fAstCal1.2, whole genome shotgun sequence:
caaagtGCTAAAATTGAAAACTCCCAAATAACAATGTTAGTTATGTTCTATctttaaaaatctaattttgtaCTTAGTAAATGAGTACTGCCAATTAAGGGCAGCTAATGTCAGTTAGTGTCTTAACATTATGTCCTTACATTATGTGTCAGTTTAATGAATTTGTTCATCACTATACAAACAGCAGGACTAAGAACATTCATGACATTTTTGGtgccttttatttttactaaGTAGCAtccagaaaagagaaaaatattgaATTAAAGGACATATTTGAAGGCAATTGGCAGCAGCTGAAAgctttaaatttttgtttttaatttaattttttaactttttattgtaatttaaaaGTTTCATTACAGCAACGATCTGAAAAgattacatttttcttcttcttttgcctgATAAAATCATTAGTTATGTCAGTGTCACATTTTTGTAGCACTTTGATTATTAGTAATTAAACAAGATGAACAAACTTCGATGGAAAGATAaagaatgatgatgatgacgaggaAACAACAAGACTTATTTGACCATTGTCCTCACATTTTTATGTTGTTATAACCTCACTCTATTACAAGACAAAAATATtgtaataaactaaacaaaaaactaaataaatgaataggTAGAGAATggaaatgaacattttcagtTCAACATGAAGCCTCTGAATTAATTTAACCTCTCAAAAGCTGACAGGTTATTGCAGTCTATTGGAAATTGCAGTCTGTTTAATACCAGCAGTATATTTCAACCTCATAATTAAATCTGTGTCTAAAATGTTGAAAGTAAAACAtgagatttaatttaaaaataaaaaaggggaaACGGAGGAAACTGAAATGCGGCTGATACGACATAATAATTACTTTATTTCTCACATATTGGTCTTCCAGTAATGCTGAAGCTTTAGTTGTGACTTTACATATTACTGGTTAATGATTACAACATCAAGTATAACCATGTAAAACACGATTtctttttaatctattttatgAGCAGATCAGCCCGTTTCATACATTTACTGAGAATGAAGATCACTGAAGAAGCTGTTCAGGCAGTTATTCGGTTGAGCCACTAGAGAGCAGAACTAGATCAGATTTGGGAGAACATTAAACCAAACAGGGaacaatctttcaaataaacaAATTCAACTTTCTCAATTTTTAAGACAGAGCGTGCTACCTTTGTATTTCTTGGCCGAAGGGATGCGTGTGAGCTTGGTGTCGATCTCATCATCCTCAGAAATCTTGAGCACTTTGGTGCGATACTCGATCACCCTTGTCAGCAGGTCCGGTCGCCGTGAGATCTCAAAGATGTGTTCGATGTACGACAGGTTATCTGCATTAGGAAGCATTATTAGAGGAGATTTTTTGGCTCATAAAGGTGTTTCTGACATCAATTTAAGCCACATATGAAAAGAACCATAACAAGAAGTGGATCTAATTTATGTCTCTCACCCTGGGCCAGCTTGTCATTCTTCTCCAGGTAGCTGAACCACTCTTTGGAGGAGGTGATGTTGTTGCTCTGGTCCTCAGGGATGTCCTCCTTGCAGGCAGATTTGAGCTGCTCCAAGTCCTCGTTGGTGATGTTTTCAGACAGGTCGCTGAGCAGAGAGCTGTACTCCGCCATGGTCTGGTCACGGGAagagggaagagaaagaaaggtgaGAATTGAAATAATGTTAAGTTGCAACGATGGCAGCGCGAAAGAACAAAATCTACAGCGATGAGAGAAAGAGGTTCCTAAATTATCTCAATCTAATATTgctgtgtgcagcagcagcaagcagcCCACCTACTTCCCAGACTTCACAATGGAAAACAGCGAGAAAAACTTAGCTGATGACAATAGCATACCGTCAGGGTGGGATGGAaaagcacaaagacacagagtcATCTCCTTTCTTTAAGGTCATTTGCTGCCAGAGTTTGGTTTTTAGCAGAGAGTTGGAAGAGGAGACTGactgaagagaaaaaacagGACCAATCTggacaaaacacagacttttAACCATAACAAGAAGGCCCCAAAGGGAAGATCTTTTAACCCAGAGGAGGATTTTATTTAACATTCAGTCTATTTTTCTCCACCACAAGTCGATGGATTTATTTTGATaatctttttatttcatatagGTTTCGCAGATCTCCCATTTGTCCAGAAAACGATTAAAAATACATCAGAGAATATCATAAATGAAGATATCTGACATGTAATGATAACAATGAATATGGGCACTGCATTTTATTCGGGGTCAACACCAGCTTCTTCTTGCAGGGTGTAAAATATGGatgcaaaacaaaagcactTCTTACTCCTGCTTATGCAAACCTTTGTGACTGTCTCCCCCTagtgaaatgactgaaaatgacagtttctttgtttgttggcttttctgtgtgtttcagttcaattcaattcaattttatgaaTACATCGCCAAgccacaacagcagtcacctcaaggcactttatattgtaaggtaaagaccctgcacTTATTcaaggaaaacagagaaaacccaacaatttcAGGACTTTGAAATTGTTGCGGCTAAACATGTGACTCCTGGTTTCGACTGGGGAGGAGaccagagggggaaaaaaaaacagtttgtgaGCAGGATTCTACATTCACTGGCCAGAGAAATAGGTACACCTTGCAAATACCACCGTGGtcctccttttgccttcagaactgtccTAACATTTCATGGCAAAGACTCAACAATATGCTGCAAATACTCCTCAGAGTTCGGTCCcagttgacatgacagcatcacaatctgttgcagatttgtcagctgcacatccatgatgtggatctcctgttcatgctttgatgttGTACACTAAACTGTGATTCTACCATCTGAACGTCACAGGAGAAACAAATCGAGAATGAGACCGGGCAACGTTTTTTCAGATCATCTGTTGCCTAGTTTTCACGATCCTGTGTTCATTACagcttttgtttcctgttctgagctgacaggagtggcacctgggGTCGTCTTCTGCAGAAACTCAGAGAGAAGAGGGGTTgagcaggtgtacctaatattATGGCTTATAGTGTATACCCAGATTTGAAAGGAAAATGTCCTGGCACTGAAATGACAGCCAGAGCTCCATCCCCCCCACCCAATATAAGATA
Proteins encoded in this window:
- the pea15 gene encoding astrocytic phosphoprotein PEA-15; this encodes MAEYSSLLSDLSENITNEDLEQLKSACKEDIPEDQSNNITSSKEWFSYLEKNDKLAQDNLSYIEHIFEISRRPDLLTRVIEYRTKVLKISEDDEIDTKLTRIPSAKKYKDIIRQPSEDEIIKLAPPPKKA